A single Pseudomonas sp. MM223 DNA region contains:
- the serS gene encoding Serine--tRNA ligase (*Name serS), whose protein sequence is MLDSKLLRGQLQEVAERLASRGFSLDVARIESLEERRKAVQTRTEQLQAERNARSKSIGQAKAKGEDIAPLMADVERMANELAAGKTELDGIQAELDGILLTIPNLPDASVPVGASEDDNVEVRRWGTPAAFDFEIKDHVALGEISGGLDFEAAAKLSGARFAVLRGPIARLHRALAQFMINLHTGEHGYEEHYTPYLVQAPALQGTGQLPKFEEDLFKITREGEADFYLIPTAEVSLTNLVAGEILDAKQLPLKLVAHTPCFRSEAGASGRDTRGMIRQHQFDKVEMVQVVEPAKSMEALEGLTANAERVLQLLELPYRVLALCTGDMGFGAVKTYDLEVWVPSQDKYREIEPCSNCGDFQARRMQARWRNPETGKPELVHTLNGSGLAVGRTLVAVLENYQQADGSIRVPDVLKPYMGGVEVIR, encoded by the coding sequence ATGCTCGATTCCAAACTGTTACGCGGCCAACTTCAGGAAGTGGCGGAACGCCTGGCCTCCCGTGGCTTCAGCCTGGATGTCGCGCGCATCGAATCACTGGAAGAGCGCCGCAAGGCGGTGCAAACCCGTACCGAGCAACTGCAAGCCGAACGTAACGCCCGTTCCAAGTCCATCGGCCAGGCCAAGGCCAAGGGCGAAGACATCGCGCCGCTGATGGCAGACGTCGAGCGCATGGCCAATGAACTGGCCGCCGGCAAGACCGAGCTGGACGGCATCCAGGCTGAACTGGACGGTATCCTGCTGACCATCCCCAACCTGCCGGACGCCAGCGTACCGGTCGGTGCCAGCGAAGACGACAACGTCGAAGTGCGCCGTTGGGGTACGCCCGCCGCCTTCGATTTCGAAATCAAGGACCACGTCGCCCTCGGCGAAATCAGCGGTGGCCTGGACTTCGAAGCCGCCGCCAAGCTGTCTGGCGCCCGCTTTGCCGTGCTGCGTGGCCCGATCGCCCGCCTGCACCGCGCCCTGGCGCAGTTCATGATCAACCTGCACACTGGCGAACACGGCTACGAGGAGCACTACACCCCGTACCTGGTGCAGGCGCCTGCACTGCAGGGCACTGGCCAGTTGCCGAAGTTCGAGGAAGACCTGTTCAAGATCACCCGCGAAGGTGAAGCGGACTTCTACCTGATCCCGACCGCTGAAGTGTCGCTGACCAACCTGGTGGCCGGTGAAATCCTCGACGCCAAGCAGCTGCCGCTGAAACTGGTTGCCCATACTCCGTGCTTCCGCAGCGAAGCCGGTGCTTCCGGCCGCGACACCCGCGGCATGATCCGCCAGCACCAGTTCGACAAGGTCGAGATGGTGCAGGTAGTGGAGCCGGCCAAGTCGATGGAAGCCCTGGAAGGCCTGACAGCCAACGCCGAACGCGTCCTGCAACTGCTGGAGCTGCCATACCGCGTGCTGGCCCTGTGCACCGGCGACATGGGCTTTGGCGCCGTGAAAACCTACGACCTTGAAGTGTGGGTGCCGAGCCAGGACAAGTACCGCGAAATCGAGCCGTGCTCCAACTGCGGCGACTTCCAGGCGCGCCGTATGCAGGCCCGCTGGCGCAACCCGGAAACCGGCAAGCCAGAGCTGGTACACACCCTCAACGGCTCCGGCCTGGCCGTAGGCCGCACCCTGGTTGCCGTGCTGGAAAACTACCAGCAGGCCGACGGTTCGATCCGTGTGCCGGATGTGCTGAAGCCGTACATGGGCGGCGTCGAGGTCATCCGCTAA